The stretch of DNA GTGAAAGGGAGGTTTATCCTTTAGCCCAGGTTGGCTATAAATTTACTATTGGTATAGGCAGCCCAAAGATTCGTAAAGAAATAAGGGATAGATTTCCTGGTTTAGATTATATTAATCTTATTCATCCCACAGCAACCTTTGGTTATAATCAATTAATTGAGGTTGATAGGAGGGTTGGTAATATTATTTGTGCAGGAACAAGAATGACCAATAATATCAAAATAGGTAATTTTGGGGTGTATTATCTTAATTGTACTATTGCACATGACTGCATCATTGAGGATTATGTCACCATTTCCCCGGGGGCTAATATATCGGGGAATGTAAAGATATCCATGGGGGCTTATATTGGTTCTAATGCATGTATTATACAAGGAAAGTCCTTTGCTGAAAAGATGATTATAGGTAAAAATTCAATTATAGGAGCGGGATCGGTTGTCACAAAAAACGTTAAAGATAATACAATGGTAAAAGGAACACCAGCAAAGTAAGATAAATGTAATTCAGTGGGGGGGAAATTCAGCATGGACTGGAAAAAGGTATTAATACCACCCCAAACCAAAATCCAAGAAACCATTAAGATTATTGATTTGCATTCGTTACAAATTGCCCTTGTCATTAACAAGGATCATAAATTATTAGGCACTGTTACAGATGGAGATATTCGGCGAGGGATATTAAATGGAATACCATTGGATGCATCTGTGGAAAAGATCATGAATAAAAAACCTATTACTATTCCTAAGATCAAAGACAAGAAAAACATCCTGAACATCTTGAAAATAAATAAGCTTCGGCATCTTCCTGTGGTGGATGATACAGGCTGTGTAATAGGCATAGAAAGGTTAGAGGACTTACTAGATTCTTCTAAAAGTGAAAATTGGGTTGTTATAATGGCAGGGGGATTAGGCAGTAGACTCGGCCCATTAACAAATAATTGTCCCAAGCCCATGCTGCCAATTGGAGATAAACCCCTTTTAGAAATAATTCTAACCCAATTTATAGAACAGGGATTTCATCAGTTTTGTTTTTCAATTAATTATAAAGCAGAGCAAATCAAAACATTTTTTGGCGATGGCTCGAAATGGGGAGTATTTATTCATTATATTCATGAGGATAGAAAGATGGGAACAGTGGGTTCATTAAGCTTATTTCCAAAAAAAACAGAAAAACCAATTATTGTCATGAACGGAGATATTTTAACAAAAATCAATTTTGAACAATTAATTGCCTTTCATTTAGAACACCAGGGTCAAGCTACCGTTGCTGTGCGTGCTTATGATTTTCAGGTTCCTTATGGTGTAGTTAAAGTAAACAAGGATAGACTGATTGGATTTGAGGAAAAGCCAGTCTATACAAATTTTATAAACGCTGGAGTTTATGTGTTTGATCCAGCCGTTCTAGTTAAAATTCCTGGAAACTCCTATTTTGATATAAATCAATTACTAAATATTATGCTCACTACAGGTGAGCAAATAGCTATCTTTCCCATCCGAGAATATTGGATAGATATCGGGGAAATTAAAGACTTTAACCAGGCCAGGTTGGATTTTAATGAGGTATTCAAATGAATTGTGTCATTGTTGGTTTTGGTTCAATTGGGCAGAGGCATGCAAAAATTTTAAAGCTGCTTGGATGCAGAGTAGCGGTTGTTACTCATAGAAAAATTCAATTTCCTTTAACGTATTCAAGTTTAAGCAGAGCCCTATCACAAGAAAAACCAGAGTATATTATTATTGCTAACCAAACGGATAAACACTACCGCAGCTTAGTGGAGCTTGCCGCCTCTGGCTTTAATGGTATTGTTCTCGTAGAAAAACCACTTTTTCATGTTATCCAGGAGATCCCTGATAATAATTTTAAGGCGGCATATGTGGGGTATAACCTAAGGTTTCATCACATACTTCAGAAAATAGCCGAACTTATTAATAAAGACCGCACTTTATATACTCAAGTTTATGTGGGCCAGTATCTGCCCAAATGGAGGCCGGGTCGGGATTATAGTATGAGTTATTCAGCTAAAAAAGACCAGGGCGGCGGAGTTTTACTTGATCTTAGCCATGAATTAGACTATCTCAGGTGGTTTTTTGGGGAATGGAGCAGCATGGCTGCCATGGGTGGAAAGTATAGTTCACTTCAGATAGATAGTGATGATATGTATAGTCTGATGCTTGTCATGGAAAAATGCCCCATGGCACAAATACATGTAAATTATCTTGACCTTATTAGCAGAAGGGAAATAACTGTTATTACTGAGAAATACTCTATTAAAGCAGATCTGGTGCAGCAGACTCTACGAATTAATGAACAATTATTAGAATACAAATTTGACTGCGATTATACCTATTATATGCAGCATAAAGCAGTGATAAATGGGACAAATGCCCCGTTATGCACATTAGCAGAGGGTCTGAATGTCCTGGAGATGATAAATGCTGCTGAACAATCAGCAAAGCAAAGGAAATGGATAAACAAATGAAAAGGTTATGTACAATTTGTGCACGATCCGGTTCCAGGGGAGTGGTCAATAAGAATATTCGTCAGCTTGGGAATAAACCTCTTTTGGCTTATAGCATCTTGCAGGCCAGGGCATCCAAGTTATTTCAAACCATTGCAGTAAGCAGTGATTGTGATGAAATCTTAAATGCAGCTCATAAATGGGGAGTTGACTATCTTATTAAAAGACCTAAACCTCTTGCTGCAGACAACGCACCCAAAGTACCTGCCATCAAGCATTGTTTAGTGTCAGTAGAAGAATTAACTGGAGAAACCTTTGATATTATTGTTGACCTGGATGTGACATCTCCCCTTCGTTACGTTTCGGATATTACTGATGTAGTGAGGCTGCTTGAGACAAGGCAGATTTCCAATGTGATTACCGGAACTCCTGCTCATCACTCCCCCTATTTTAATATAGTAGAAATAGATAACCAGGGAACTGTAAAGCTCTCCAAGCCATTAGCAAAACCAATTATTTGCCGGCAGGATACACCAAAATGTTATGATTTAAATGCCTCTATCTATGCATGGCAAAGAGGAGCACTATTAAAAAATCAAACTATTTTTAATGATGATACTATACTTTATATCATGCCCATGGAGCGTTCTGTTGATATTGATTCAGAACTAGATTTTCAACTTGTGGAGCTAT from Desulfitibacter alkalitolerans DSM 16504 encodes:
- a CDS encoding nucleotidyltransferase family protein, which gives rise to MDWKKVLIPPQTKIQETIKIIDLHSLQIALVINKDHKLLGTVTDGDIRRGILNGIPLDASVEKIMNKKPITIPKIKDKKNILNILKINKLRHLPVVDDTGCVIGIERLEDLLDSSKSENWVVIMAGGLGSRLGPLTNNCPKPMLPIGDKPLLEIILTQFIEQGFHQFCFSINYKAEQIKTFFGDGSKWGVFIHYIHEDRKMGTVGSLSLFPKKTEKPIIVMNGDILTKINFEQLIAFHLEHQGQATVAVRAYDFQVPYGVVKVNKDRLIGFEEKPVYTNFINAGVYVFDPAVLVKIPGNSYFDINQLLNIMLTTGEQIAIFPIREYWIDIGEIKDFNQARLDFNEVFK
- a CDS encoding acetyltransferase — protein: MKIAIFGASGFSREVRDIALILGYQNIIFIDKTHEGIVEDFPVVSEREVYPLAQVGYKFTIGIGSPKIRKEIRDRFPGLDYINLIHPTATFGYNQLIEVDRRVGNIICAGTRMTNNIKIGNFGVYYLNCTIAHDCIIEDYVTISPGANISGNVKISMGAYIGSNACIIQGKSFAEKMIIGKNSIIGAGSVVTKNVKDNTMVKGTPAK
- a CDS encoding cytidylyltransferase domain-containing protein, which translates into the protein MKRLCTICARSGSRGVVNKNIRQLGNKPLLAYSILQARASKLFQTIAVSSDCDEILNAAHKWGVDYLIKRPKPLAADNAPKVPAIKHCLVSVEELTGETFDIIVDLDVTSPLRYVSDITDVVRLLETRQISNVITGTPAHHSPYFNIVEIDNQGTVKLSKPLAKPIICRQDTPKCYDLNASIYAWQRGALLKNQTIFNDDTILYIMPMERSVDIDSELDFQLVELLMSKRGKDIE
- a CDS encoding Gfo/Idh/MocA family protein — its product is MNCVIVGFGSIGQRHAKILKLLGCRVAVVTHRKIQFPLTYSSLSRALSQEKPEYIIIANQTDKHYRSLVELAASGFNGIVLVEKPLFHVIQEIPDNNFKAAYVGYNLRFHHILQKIAELINKDRTLYTQVYVGQYLPKWRPGRDYSMSYSAKKDQGGGVLLDLSHELDYLRWFFGEWSSMAAMGGKYSSLQIDSDDMYSLMLVMEKCPMAQIHVNYLDLISRREITVITEKYSIKADLVQQTLRINEQLLEYKFDCDYTYYMQHKAVINGTNAPLCTLAEGLNVLEMINAAEQSAKQRKWINK